In one Diprion similis isolate iyDipSimi1 chromosome 6, iyDipSimi1.1, whole genome shotgun sequence genomic region, the following are encoded:
- the LOC124407491 gene encoding tRNA (guanine(37)-N1)-methyltransferase, with translation MASLLVPPASVRGMTKLDRSKFTIVVKLPVMRLGKVNLGRLMPVLKKYTLKMQNFKPIQKYDDANDDDGKIAYLDPVKVQKFEDIDQADKKLLSDNDVTDFCNKYISFNYDNWRYDQVLKAVFPEGAEVPNSYSKIGHLVHLNLRDSQLSQKYLIGEVFLDKVPNTKTVVNKLNTIDTTYRHFAMEVLAGDKDTMVTVSEYGFQYKFDFATVYWNPRLSTEHKTLVSFIKPHDVLYDVFAGVGPFAIPAGCKGNRVMANDLNPESYRWLTENAKLNKTCGNITAFNKDGREFLNVEVRNDILKRRNVGAKGSEHIAMNLPGMAVEFLDVFTDWFNREEAEKVCTNPPIVHLYCFVKLGKEEDPHALAKLLVEEKLGHALTPESLLTIHNVRNVSPNKEMMRVSFMLIRDILIGYKPVAKKLKIDNTGLFVDENVIG, from the coding sequence ATGGCTTCGTTGCTTGTACCACCAGCGTCGGTGAGAGGAATGACAAAGCTGGATCGTAGCAAGTTTACAATAGTAGTAAAGTTGCCCGTGATGCGTCTGGGTAAAGTCAATCTTGGCAGACTAATGCCCGTATTGAAAAAGTACACGTTGAAGATGCAAAACTTCAAGCCAATCCAAAAGTACGACGACGCCAATGACGATGACGGCAAAATAGCTTATCTGGATCCAGTCAAAGTCCAGAAGTTTGAAGACATTGATCAAGCAGACAAAAAGCTGCTCAGTGATAATGATGTAACTGATTTTTGCAACAAGTATATCTCTTTCAATTATGATAACTGGCGTTATGACCAAGTCCTGAAAGCAGTTTTTCCAGAGGGAGCAGAGGTCCCAAATTCTTACAGCAAAATCGGCCACCTTGTGCACCTTAATTTGCGAGATAGTCAACTATCGCAAAAGTATCTAATCGGAGAAGTATTTTTGGACAAAGTACCAAACACTAAAACAGTGGTCAACAAATTGAATACGATTGATACGACGTATCGACATTTTGCCATGGAAGTATTAGCTGGGGACAAGGACACGATGGTTACCGTGTCTGAATACGGGTTTCAGTACAAGTTTGATTTTGCTACGGTTTATTGGAACCCTCGTTTGTCGACTGAGCACAAAACCCTAGTGTCATTCATCAAACCTCACGATGTGCTTTACGACGTTTTTGCGGGTGTTGGTCCATTCGCTATTCCAGCTGGCTGTAAAGGGAACCGTGTTATGGCCAATGATTTAAATCCTGAATCTTATAGGTGGCTGACAGAGAATGCCAAGTTAAACAAGACTTGTGGTAACATAACAGCATTCAACAAAGATGGGAGGGAGTTTCTAAATGTTGAAGTACGTAACGATATATTAAAGAGACGCAATGTTGGAGCCAAAGGCTCTGAGCACATTGCAATGAACCTTCCAGGGATGGCTGTCGAATTCTTAGATGTATTCACAGATTGGTTCAATAgagaagaagcagaaaaagTTTGCACAAACCCCCCAATTGTTCACCTTTACTGCTTTGTGAAACTTGGAAAAGAGGAAGACCCTCATGCTCTTGCCAAACTGCTTGTCGAGGAAAAACTTGGCCATGCCTTGACCCCAGAGTCCTTACTAACTATACACAATGTTAGAAATGTTTCTCCCAACAAGGAAATGATGAGAGTGTCCTTTATGTT